The sequence CCGCCTGGACGAGGTGCTCGGGCGGCTGAAGGAAGACGCGCGCTACACCGAGCTGTTCCACGCGGCCTTCCCCAAGGACGCCGAGCCGGTGAACAAGGACGCCATCGTCAAGGCGCTCGCGTCCTTCCAGCGCACGCTGCTGTCGGGGAGCTCTCCGTATGACCGCTACCTGCAAGGGGACAACACGGCCATGTCCCAGCAGGCCAAGCGCGGCATGGAGCTGTTCTTCGGCGAGCGCGCGGAGTGCTACCACTGCCACAGCGGCCCGCACCTGACGAACTCGTTCCGCTCCAAGGACACGAAGCTTCAGGAGCGGCAGTTCTTCAACACCGGCCTCTACAACGTGGACGGCCACGGCGCGTACCCGCCGGACAACCCGGGCCTCTTCGAGTTCACCCGCAAGGACTCGGACCAGGGGCGCTTCCGCGTGCCGCCGCTGCGCAACGTGGCGCTGACGGCGCCGTACATGCACGACGGCAGCATCCCCACCCTGGAGGCCGTCATCGACCACTACACCTCCGGCGGGCGCAACGTGACGGAGGGGCCCTTCGTGGGTGACGGCCGCGCCAACCCCAACAAGGACCCGCTGGTGCGTCCCTTCGCGCTGAGCGAGTCCGAGCGCGCGGACCTGGTTGCCTTCCTGGAAAGCCTCACGGACACCGCCTTCACCGAGGACGCGCGCTTCTCCAATCCCTGGGAGTAGGCGCACCGCAAGGCATTGAGAGGCTTCGCGGCAGCGGGCCCGGGCCGGGGCCTGTCTGGGAAAGCGCCGCCAGCTCGCACCGGAAGTGCTCGCGTGCCACTCCGGCCGAGGCGGAGTCTGGGATTGCCGCCGCGCGCCTGCCCGGGTGACGCGGCGTCGCCCCGTGCACAGCCGTGGGTGGAGCGCCCACGGGACCGCCGGACGTAGGACACAGCGCGAAATCAGCGCACTCCGTGTATTTCCTGTGGCCGTTCCGTGGCCTTCAGGGTCCGCCCCCATTTCTTTGGATAGTCAACTGTGTATACTCCTCAAAAGTTACGTTGATGGTGGAACGTGCGAGGGCCAAGGCCCGGGGCTGTCCGGACTCTCCGCCATGAGTGTGACCCTTCCGGCAGAGGCACGCCCCTACTGGTGCCAACGGCGGGAGTTCCCCTGAACGCAGTACGGCGGAGTCAATTCCATGTCCAAGCCGTGGCCTCGGTGGCCTCTGCTCCTCGCCGGTCTTTTCTCGGCGAGCTCATCCCTCGCGGCTGAGAAACTCACCCCCGTTGCGCCGCCCACGCTGGCGCAACTCCAGGCCCGGGAGCCGGCCCGTGTGGCGGAATCCCTGGCAAACCTCAAAGCGCAAAGCCTCAAGCTCGGGCTGGGCTCGCGGGATGGCTTTACGCTGTCCGGCTCCAGCACGGACAGCTTTGGCCAGACGCATGCGCGCTTCGCGCAGACATACCAGGGCGTACCGGTATGGGGCGCCATGGCCATCACCCACCAGGGTGTGTCCGCCGGGGACTTCACCATCACCGCCGACGGCCTGCGCAAGGGCATCCGCCTGGACGTGACGCCCGCGCTGGACGCGAAGGCCGCGCTGCAGAAGGCCACCGACGAACTGGCGCCCAAGGGCGAGTTCGCCGTCACGCCGAACAGCGAGCTCATCGTCTATCCCCAGACGCGGCTCGTGAATCGCTACCCCAACAAGCCCGTGGCGAAGCAGAACGCGGCGGACTTCGACACGGAGGTCGTGGGCTACAAGCTCGCGTACCACGTGCACACCGAGCTGGAGAACGCGAAGGACGGCGTCAAGCACACGGACTTCATCATCGACGCGCAGTCGGGCGACGTGCTGAAGAAGTGGAACTCGCTCCAGACGGCCGCGGCCAAGGGCCTCGGTCACTCGCAGTACAGCGGTGACGTCCAGCTGGACGTCTTCCAGAACGCCCAGGGCCTCTACGAGCTGCGCGACACCACGCGCACCGGCGGCGAGGGCATCCGGACCTACGACATCAACCACGCGGACGTGCAGAACGGCGTGGTCCCCACGCTGACCCTCTACACGGACACGGACAACGTCTGGGGCGACGGGCAGAACTACATCGTCGGCGCCAACAACACGCTGAGCGCGAACGGCCAGACGGCCGCCGTCAACGCGCACTTCGGCCTGCTGGCGACGTGGGACTTCTACAAGAAGATTTTCGGCCGCAACGGCGTGGATGGCCTCGGCTCGCCCACCTACAACCGGGTGCACGCCAGCAACAACTACAACAACGCCTTCTGGAGCGACGGCTGCTTCTGCATGAGCTACGGCGACGGCTCGTATCCGGCCGCGGGTGGCTTCAAGTCCATGGGCGTGCTCGACGTGACGGGCCACGAGATGACCCACGGCGTCGCCTCGCACACGGCGGGCCTCATCTATGACGGCGAGTCCGGCGGCCTCAACGAGTCCAACTCGGACATCTTCGGCACCATGACGGAGTTCTGGGTCGCCAACGGCCGCGGCAGCACCATTGGTGACACCGGCGGCAACTGGCTCATGGCCGAGCAGCTCAGCGACTTCCCGCTGCGCGTGATGTTCAAGCCGTCGCTGGACGGCGCGAGCGCGGATGCCTGGTTCCCCGGCCTCGGCAACATCGACGTGCACTTCAGCAGCGGCCCGATGAACCGCGCCTTCTTCTTCCTGTCCCAGGGCGCGCAGCCGCTGGTGGTCGGCACCGACTACTCCAGCACCTACCTGCCCGAGGGCATGAGGGGCATCGGCAACGACAAGGCGGCGGCCATCTGGTACCGCGCGCTCACCACGTACCTGTTCCCGTCGTCCAACTACCTGTCGGCCCGCACCGGCAGCCTCCAGGCCGCGGCGGACCTCTTCGGCGCCCAGTCCAACGAGTACCGCGCGGTGCAGAACGCCTTCGCGGCCATCAACGTGGGCTACACCGCCAATACGTATGACGACCGCACGGCCCCCACCGTCGTCGCGAGCGTCTCCGGCAGCGCGCCCAACCTCCAGCTGAAGGCGCAGGCCGACGACAACGTCGGCGTGGCCCGCGTGGAGCTCTACGTGGACGGCGCCCTGGCTGGGAACGTCGCCTCCCAGCCGTACCAGTTCCCGCTGGACGCCACCTCGCTGTCCAACGGCACGCACGAGCTGGTGGCGGTGGCCTACGACGCGGCCGGCAACTACGCCGCGTCCAATCCGGCGAGCTTCACCGTCGCCAACACCTTCGACCAGCTCCTCACCGACCCGGGCTTCGAGCTGGCCGGCCAGGGCTGGACGGCGGACCCGCCGGAGAACATCAACTTCCCCGCGGCGGGCGCACACTCGGGCCAGGGCTACGTGTGGCTCAACGGCTGGGCCACGACGCACGTCGACCGGCTGTGGCAGGACGTCACCATTCCCGCCGGCGTCACCAAGGCCTCGCTGACCTTCTACCTCTACCTGACCACCTCCGAGACGACGACCACCGCCGTCCGCGACACGCTGACGCTGCAGGTGCGCAACACCTCGGGCACGGTGCTGGGCACGGTGGCGACGTGGTCCAACCTGGACGCGAACCTGACCTGGACGCAGCAGAGCGTGGACCTGACGGCCTACGCGGGCCAGACGGTGCGCATCTTCCTGGAGGGCAGCGAGAACGCCTCGCTCGCCACCAACTTCCAGTTGGATGACTTCTCGCTGCGCGTCACCCGCGCCGCGGACACCGAGACGCCCCGCGTGAATGCCAACGTGCTCTTCTCCGGCACGCGCGTGGGCTACCTCGCGGACGTGTCCGACAACGGCTTCGTCAACGCGGTGGAGTTCCTCGTCGACGGCGTGTCCCTGGGCAACTCGGTCAAGTCGTTCACCCGCATCGTCAACCTCTCCACCCTGACGGCCGGCGCGCACACGCTCGTCGCCCGGGCCACGGACGCGGGCGGCAACGTGGGGACCTCTCCCGCGGTGACGTTCTACGTGGACACCACCGCCACCCAGCGCGTGCTCAACCCCAGCTTCGAGACCTCCACGAGCTGGACGAGCGCGACGACGGTGTCGGGCTCGACGGGCATCCTCAGCAGCGCGTCCTTCGCGCACACGGGCAGCCGCTTCTGGATTTTCTGGACCCTGGGTCCGGTGCGGCACTCCACCCGTCAGTCCGTCGCCATTCCCGCGACCGCGACCTCGGCCATCTTCAGCTTCTGGGTGCGCATCTACAACGGCGGCTTCACCGACAACGTGGCCCACCACACCTTCAGCGCGAAGGTGCGGGACTCCGCCGGCACCGAGCTGGCGACGCTGAAGACGCTCTCCCAATTGGATGACACCAACGCGGAGTACTTCCAGCACCGCTTCGACCTGACGCAGTACAAGGGTCAGACGATTCAGCTGTTCTTCGACGTGGACCAGACGGCGGCCCTGGCGATTCCGGACGGCGACGTCCAGTTCTTCCTGGACGACGTCAACCTGGTCACCTCGACCCAGGCGGACACCCAGAGCCCCACGCTCTCCGCGGCGGTCGAGGGCAGCTACGGGACGGTGCAGCTCAAGGCCACCGTGAGCGACAACGTCTGGACCTCCACCCTCGCGTTCCTGGTGGACGGCGCCCCGGTGACCTCGTTCACGGACGTCCAGGGCATCTACGCCGCGCCGTTCGACACGCGCAGCCTGTCCAACGGCCCGCACCAGTTCACGGCGAGGGCCACGGACAAGTCGGGCAACACGACGGAGCGCGTGGTGAGCTTCGACGTGAAGAACTCCACCGTGCAGGACCAGGGCGCGCCGCACATCACCGCCAGCGTGGAGGGCATGTTCGAGAACTACACGCTGCGGGCCGAGGCCACCGACGACACGGGCGTGACGGTCGTGGAGTTCTACGTGGACGGCGCTCTGAAGGGTAAGACCTCGTTCGAGCCGTACACGCTGCCGCTGTTCCCGATTCCGCTGGCGGCGGGTGAGCACGTCCTCGAGGCGGTGGCGTACGACGCCTACGGCAATTCGTCCAAGGCGACCACGAAGTTCACGCTCAACCCGGTGACGGTGGAGTTCGCGGTGGCGCAGCACGTGGTGCCGGTGGGTGGCTCGGTTGCCCTGCAGGCGAACGTATCCAACGCGGTGAACACGGCGGTGACCTGGTCCGTGACGGAGGGCCGTATCTGCGGCACCGTCAGCGCGACGGGCGTCTACGCCGCGCCGGTGGTCCGTGGCCTGTGCCACGTGTCCGCGGCGAGCGTCGTGGTACCGACGGCGAAGGCCGTGGCGACCTTCCAGGTCTACACGGGCGACATCAATGGCGACAGCGTCGTGGACGGAGAGGACATGGGCCTGCTCGCGCAGGACTACGGCACCAACGGCTCCGAGGCGACGAACCTCGACGGCGCCGGCTCCGTGAACGACAACGACATCACCCTCTTCGTCAGCCAGTTCGGACGGTAATCCCCCATGAAAACGTGGATGAAGCTCATTGTTCCGCTCCTGATTGGGGCGCTGGCGGCCTGCACCGA comes from Pyxidicoccus parkwaysis and encodes:
- a CDS encoding methanobactin export MATE transporter MbnM translates to MSHAWKVGAVLLALASGCGDKADAPPAYDWQLPAGFPEPFVPEDNPMSEEKVQLGRHLFYDTRLSGNGTQACASCHEQKRAFTDGRATPVGSTGDHVARNAPGLANVAYLSTFTWANPQLESLEAQALVPLFNEVPTELGLAPRLDEVLGRLKEDARYTELFHAAFPKDAEPVNKDAIVKALASFQRTLLSGSSPYDRYLQGDNTAMSQQAKRGMELFFGERAECYHCHSGPHLTNSFRSKDTKLQERQFFNTGLYNVDGHGAYPPDNPGLFEFTRKDSDQGRFRVPPLRNVALTAPYMHDGSIPTLEAVIDHYTSGGRNVTEGPFVGDGRANPNKDPLVRPFALSESERADLVAFLESLTDTAFTEDARFSNPWE
- a CDS encoding M4 family metallopeptidase; its protein translation is MAESLANLKAQSLKLGLGSRDGFTLSGSSTDSFGQTHARFAQTYQGVPVWGAMAITHQGVSAGDFTITADGLRKGIRLDVTPALDAKAALQKATDELAPKGEFAVTPNSELIVYPQTRLVNRYPNKPVAKQNAADFDTEVVGYKLAYHVHTELENAKDGVKHTDFIIDAQSGDVLKKWNSLQTAAAKGLGHSQYSGDVQLDVFQNAQGLYELRDTTRTGGEGIRTYDINHADVQNGVVPTLTLYTDTDNVWGDGQNYIVGANNTLSANGQTAAVNAHFGLLATWDFYKKIFGRNGVDGLGSPTYNRVHASNNYNNAFWSDGCFCMSYGDGSYPAAGGFKSMGVLDVTGHEMTHGVASHTAGLIYDGESGGLNESNSDIFGTMTEFWVANGRGSTIGDTGGNWLMAEQLSDFPLRVMFKPSLDGASADAWFPGLGNIDVHFSSGPMNRAFFFLSQGAQPLVVGTDYSSTYLPEGMRGIGNDKAAAIWYRALTTYLFPSSNYLSARTGSLQAAADLFGAQSNEYRAVQNAFAAINVGYTANTYDDRTAPTVVASVSGSAPNLQLKAQADDNVGVARVELYVDGALAGNVASQPYQFPLDATSLSNGTHELVAVAYDAAGNYAASNPASFTVANTFDQLLTDPGFELAGQGWTADPPENINFPAAGAHSGQGYVWLNGWATTHVDRLWQDVTIPAGVTKASLTFYLYLTTSETTTTAVRDTLTLQVRNTSGTVLGTVATWSNLDANLTWTQQSVDLTAYAGQTVRIFLEGSENASLATNFQLDDFSLRVTRAADTETPRVNANVLFSGTRVGYLADVSDNGFVNAVEFLVDGVSLGNSVKSFTRIVNLSTLTAGAHTLVARATDAGGNVGTSPAVTFYVDTTATQRVLNPSFETSTSWTSATTVSGSTGILSSASFAHTGSRFWIFWTLGPVRHSTRQSVAIPATATSAIFSFWVRIYNGGFTDNVAHHTFSAKVRDSAGTELATLKTLSQLDDTNAEYFQHRFDLTQYKGQTIQLFFDVDQTAALAIPDGDVQFFLDDVNLVTSTQADTQSPTLSAAVEGSYGTVQLKATVSDNVWTSTLAFLVDGAPVTSFTDVQGIYAAPFDTRSLSNGPHQFTARATDKSGNTTERVVSFDVKNSTVQDQGAPHITASVEGMFENYTLRAEATDDTGVTVVEFYVDGALKGKTSFEPYTLPLFPIPLAAGEHVLEAVAYDAYGNSSKATTKFTLNPVTVEFAVAQHVVPVGGSVALQANVSNAVNTAVTWSVTEGRICGTVSATGVYAAPVVRGLCHVSAASVVVPTAKAVATFQVYTGDINGDSVVDGEDMGLLAQDYGTNGSEATNLDGAGSVNDNDITLFVSQFGR